Proteins encoded within one genomic window of Bradyrhizobium sp. 186:
- a CDS encoding DUF2848 domain-containing protein — translation MFDLTFTVDAQDATTPLTLAIDQAVIAGWTGRDPVARDKHIAELEAVGIARPASTPIYYRVSARRLTMEDSIECCGGDSSGEVEFVLIGWQGRIFVGCGSDHTDRKVEAYNVTVSKQMCDKVVASTLWELEDVIGHWDRMILRSYAWIKGERVLYQEGTLDAMLPVDDLIARGFDGKKLPDGCAMFGGTFAAKGGIRPADRFEFELEDPVLKRTIKHGYDVVMLPVLG, via the coding sequence GTGTTTGACCTGACTTTCACCGTAGACGCCCAGGACGCCACAACGCCGTTGACGCTGGCGATCGACCAGGCCGTCATCGCCGGCTGGACCGGCCGCGATCCCGTCGCGCGCGACAAGCATATCGCGGAACTGGAAGCCGTCGGCATCGCCCGGCCGGCCTCGACGCCGATCTACTACCGCGTCTCGGCGCGGCGGCTGACCATGGAAGACAGCATCGAATGCTGCGGCGGCGACTCCTCTGGCGAAGTCGAGTTCGTGCTGATCGGCTGGCAGGGCCGTATCTTCGTCGGCTGCGGCTCCGACCACACCGACCGCAAGGTCGAGGCCTATAACGTCACCGTCTCCAAGCAGATGTGCGACAAGGTGGTCGCCTCGACGCTGTGGGAGCTCGAGGACGTCATCGGCCATTGGGACCGGATGATCCTGCGCTCCTACGCCTGGATCAAGGGCGAGCGCGTGCTCTACCAGGAAGGCACGCTGGACGCGATGCTGCCGGTCGACGATCTCATCGCGCGCGGATTCGACGGCAAGAAGCTTCCCGACGGCTGCGCCATGTTCGGCGGCACCTTTGCCGCCAAGGGCGGCATCCGCCCCGCCGACCGTTTCGAGTTCGAGCTGGAGGATCCCGTGCTGAAGCGGACGATCAAGCATGGGTATGACGTGGTGATGCTGCCGGTGCTGGGCTAG
- a CDS encoding amidase: protein MPDFPTLAKLAEDLESGRTTSRKLVEACLAKIADPAGEGQRAFIHVDQDAALATADAMDGLRKVKAAPSRYAGIPISIKDLFDIKGQVTRAGSRALDDSLPAERDAVTVARLRQAGFVVIGRTNMTEFAYSGIGINPHFGTPKGAWNRAKGHVPGGSSSGAAVSVLDGMAHGALGTDTGGSCRIPAAFNGIVGYKPTQRRVPLDGSVPLSFSLDSIGPLARSVSCCAVLDAVLANEPIVPLRPRPVQGMRLAVPTTIALDDLDAAVAETFERALKSLSDHGAIIERIQMAEFHDIGPMNAKGGFAASESYAWHRYLISAKGDVYDPRVFVRIMRGEAQSAADYIDLLNERRSLIARVNARIAPYDALVLPTTANTPPKISDLADDKAFTTENLRALRNCTLINMIDGCAISLPAHREGDVPVGLMLAGAGGSDRRVFELAAGMEAVIRV from the coding sequence ATGCCCGATTTTCCGACACTGGCGAAGCTTGCCGAAGACCTCGAGAGCGGCCGCACGACCTCCCGCAAGCTGGTCGAGGCGTGCCTCGCCAAAATCGCCGATCCGGCCGGCGAGGGCCAGCGCGCCTTCATCCATGTCGACCAGGACGCCGCACTCGCGACTGCGGACGCGATGGACGGCTTGCGCAAGGTCAAGGCCGCGCCGTCGCGCTATGCCGGTATCCCGATCTCGATCAAGGATCTCTTCGACATCAAGGGGCAGGTGACGCGCGCCGGCTCCCGGGCGCTCGACGATTCTCTGCCGGCCGAGCGCGATGCGGTGACCGTCGCGCGGCTACGCCAGGCCGGCTTCGTCGTGATCGGGCGGACCAACATGACCGAGTTCGCTTATTCCGGCATCGGCATCAATCCGCATTTCGGCACGCCCAAGGGAGCCTGGAACCGGGCCAAGGGCCATGTGCCCGGCGGCTCGTCCTCGGGTGCCGCGGTGTCCGTGCTTGACGGCATGGCGCATGGCGCGCTTGGCACCGACACCGGCGGCTCCTGCCGGATTCCTGCGGCCTTCAACGGCATCGTCGGCTACAAGCCGACGCAGCGGCGCGTGCCGCTGGACGGTTCGGTGCCGCTGTCATTCTCGCTCGACAGCATCGGGCCGCTGGCGCGATCGGTCAGTTGCTGTGCCGTACTCGATGCGGTGCTTGCGAACGAGCCAATTGTCCCGCTGAGGCCGCGGCCGGTCCAGGGCATGCGGCTGGCGGTGCCGACCACGATCGCGCTCGACGACCTCGACGCGGCCGTGGCCGAGACGTTCGAGCGCGCGCTGAAATCGCTTTCCGATCACGGCGCCATCATAGAGCGCATTCAGATGGCCGAATTCCACGACATCGGGCCGATGAATGCCAAGGGTGGTTTTGCCGCGTCCGAGAGCTACGCCTGGCACCGCTACCTCATCAGCGCCAAGGGCGACGTCTACGACCCCAGAGTCTTCGTGCGGATCATGCGCGGCGAGGCGCAGAGCGCGGCCGACTACATCGATCTGCTCAATGAGCGCCGCTCGCTGATCGCGCGCGTCAATGCGCGCATCGCGCCCTATGATGCGCTGGTGCTGCCGACCACCGCCAACACCCCGCCGAAGATTTCCGATCTTGCCGACGACAAGGCGTTCACCACCGAGAACCTGCGCGCCTTGCGCAATTGCACCCTGATCAACATGATCGACGGCTGCGCCATTTCGCTGCCGGCACATCGCGAGGGCGATGTTCCCGTCGGCCTGATGCTTGCAGGTGCGGGTGGATCGGACCGTCGTGTTTTCGAACTTGCTGCCGGCATGGAGGCCGTGATCCGTGTTTGA
- a CDS encoding OB-fold domain-containing protein — MAEPQRARPKPTPETQHFWDGTNAGELRLQRCDACAHVYFPPRPFCPSCASRKVSAFNASGKGFLYSYVINHRPAAPGFTPPYAIAVVELAEGPRMMSNIIDCPQTPEALELDMKLEVAFEKLDDKITLPVFRPAKG, encoded by the coding sequence ATGGCCGAACCGCAGCGCGCGCGACCGAAACCAACGCCGGAAACCCAGCATTTCTGGGACGGCACCAACGCGGGCGAGTTGCGCCTGCAACGCTGCGACGCCTGCGCGCATGTCTACTTTCCGCCGCGCCCGTTTTGCCCGTCCTGCGCCTCGCGCAAGGTCTCTGCCTTCAACGCGAGCGGCAAGGGCTTTCTCTACAGCTACGTGATCAATCACCGTCCCGCCGCACCGGGCTTCACGCCGCCTTATGCGATCGCCGTGGTGGAGCTTGCCGAGGGGCCGCGGATGATGAGCAACATCATCGACTGCCCGCAGACGCCGGAAGCACTCGAACTCGACATGAAGCTCGAGGTCGCCTTCGAGAAGCTCGACGACAAGATCACCCTCCCCGTATTCCGTCCGGCGAAGGGATAG
- a CDS encoding thiolase produces the protein MRSNQVAVVGAAETTELGVIPNMSQLQLHADAALNAIADAGLKLSDIDGFATAVETPQQVCHYLGIKPTWVDGTSVGGCSFMLHVRHAAAAIEAGLCKTVLITHAESGKSMIGKAPRSIPADSLQGQFEVPFGVYGPPSMFPIPVLRFMKTYGITHEQLASVAVVQREWAAKNPRAMMKDPITVADVLNSRMIAYPFRLLQCCLVTDGGGALILTSADRARDFPRKPVYIMGTGESVETPMVSQMETFNSSRAFKTAGPLAFKEAGIAHGDVDHLMIYDAFAHLPLFGLGDLGFMPHEETGKFIADGNTRPGAKLPLNTNGGGLSYMHSGMYGMYALQESVRQMRGIAPAQVPNAKISVCHGVGGMFAASGTIVFTNER, from the coding sequence ATGCGCAGCAATCAGGTTGCCGTCGTCGGCGCGGCCGAAACCACCGAGCTCGGTGTCATCCCCAACATGTCGCAGCTCCAGCTTCACGCGGATGCGGCACTCAATGCCATCGCCGATGCCGGGCTGAAGCTGTCCGACATCGACGGTTTTGCCACCGCGGTCGAGACGCCGCAGCAGGTCTGCCACTATCTCGGCATCAAGCCGACCTGGGTGGACGGCACTTCGGTCGGCGGCTGCTCGTTCATGCTGCATGTCCGCCATGCGGCGGCGGCGATCGAGGCCGGTCTGTGCAAGACCGTGCTGATCACACATGCCGAGAGCGGCAAGTCGATGATCGGCAAGGCGCCGCGCTCGATCCCCGCCGACAGCCTGCAAGGCCAGTTCGAGGTGCCGTTCGGCGTCTACGGCCCGCCCAGCATGTTCCCGATCCCCGTGCTGCGCTTCATGAAGACCTACGGCATCACCCATGAGCAGCTTGCCTCGGTCGCGGTGGTGCAGCGGGAATGGGCGGCGAAGAATCCGCGCGCGATGATGAAGGATCCGATCACGGTTGCGGACGTCCTCAATTCGCGCATGATCGCCTATCCGTTCCGGCTGCTGCAGTGCTGCCTCGTCACCGACGGTGGCGGCGCGCTGATCCTGACCTCGGCCGACCGCGCCAGGGATTTTCCGCGCAAGCCGGTCTACATCATGGGCACCGGCGAGAGCGTGGAGACGCCGATGGTGAGCCAGATGGAGACATTCAACTCCTCGCGCGCCTTCAAGACTGCGGGGCCGCTGGCGTTCAAGGAGGCCGGCATCGCGCACGGGGATGTCGACCATCTCATGATCTACGACGCCTTTGCGCATCTGCCGCTGTTCGGCCTCGGCGACCTCGGCTTCATGCCGCATGAGGAGACTGGAAAATTCATCGCGGACGGCAACACGCGGCCCGGGGCTAAGCTGCCGCTCAACACCAACGGCGGCGGGTTGTCCTACATGCATTCGGGCATGTACGGCATGTACGCGCTTCAGGAGAGCGTGCGGCAGATGCGCGGCATTGCGCCGGCGCAAGTGCCGAACGCGAAGATTTCGGTGTGCCATGGCGTCGGCGGCATGTTCGCAGCGTCAGGCACGATCGTGTTTACGAACGAGAGATAA
- a CDS encoding SDR family oxidoreductase — protein sequence MTKSLQDKVIIVTGAGRGIGREIALLCAAEGAKVVVNDPGVAADGAGSNAAPAEEVVEEINKRGGTAVANFESVAEAIPASKIVKTATDHFGRLDGVVNNAGILRDMIFHKMSVEAFEAVIKVHLMGSFYVSHAAARIFREQESGSFVHFTSTSGLIGNFGQANYAAAKLGIVGLSKSIALDMGRFNVRSNCVSPFAWTRMIGTIPTETEAEKARVEKIKQMGPEKIAPVCAYLLSDAAKDVTGQIFGARMNELFLFSQNRPLRSVHRSEGWTPQTIAEHGMPALKGSFYKLDRSADIFPWDPV from the coding sequence ATGACAAAATCACTGCAAGACAAGGTCATCATCGTCACCGGCGCGGGCCGCGGCATCGGGCGGGAGATCGCGCTGCTCTGCGCGGCGGAAGGCGCCAAGGTCGTGGTCAACGATCCCGGTGTTGCCGCCGACGGCGCGGGCTCGAACGCCGCACCCGCTGAGGAAGTGGTCGAGGAGATCAATAAGCGCGGCGGCACCGCGGTCGCCAATTTCGAGTCGGTGGCCGAAGCCATCCCCGCGAGCAAGATCGTGAAGACCGCGACCGATCATTTCGGCCGGCTCGACGGCGTCGTCAACAATGCCGGCATTTTGCGCGACATGATCTTCCACAAGATGAGCGTGGAAGCGTTCGAGGCCGTCATCAAGGTCCACCTGATGGGCTCGTTCTATGTCTCGCACGCCGCGGCGCGGATTTTCCGCGAGCAGGAGTCCGGCTCCTTCGTGCACTTCACCTCGACCTCCGGCCTGATCGGCAATTTCGGCCAGGCCAACTACGCTGCCGCCAAGCTCGGCATCGTCGGCCTGTCGAAGTCGATTGCGCTCGACATGGGCCGCTTCAACGTCCGCTCCAACTGCGTCTCACCGTTCGCCTGGACCCGCATGATCGGCACCATCCCAACCGAGACCGAAGCCGAGAAAGCGCGCGTCGAGAAGATCAAGCAGATGGGGCCGGAGAAGATCGCGCCGGTCTGCGCTTATCTGCTCTCTGATGCCGCCAAGGATGTCACCGGGCAAATCTTCGGCGCGCGCATGAACGAACTCTTCCTGTTCAGCCAGAACAGGCCACTGCGCTCGGTGCATCGAAGCGAAGGCTGGACGCCCCAAACCATCGCCGAGCACGGCATGCCGGCGCTGAAGGGTTCGTTCTACAAGCTCGACCGCTCGGCCGACATCTTCCCTTGGGATCCCGTCTAG
- a CDS encoding SMP-30/gluconolactonase/LRE family protein: protein MTRILTNPNDPSATTGGLGRRDLLKGTAALAASALLASEASARDFGTNAEPQRYPDPDIVVIDPKRFKAKVGNTTIKRLYTGCLWAEGPAWNAQGQYLVWSDIPANRQLRYLDDDGHISEQFHKPSNEANGNSFDTEGRQITAERTRLVRYEHDNSLTVLAEQVNGKPLNGPNDMVVHPNDKAIWFTDPGYGAISIYEGKLANTGSLQPFQKEAVYRLDTQTGQVAKVADEPFKPNGIAFSHDYKKLYVCDTGITHYPQAENVVWSYDIDGPKLSNPKRLIDMKLDGKSGFPDGLRVDTEGNIWVGAGWVGPGYDGVQVFAPNDGARIGQILLPETCANVCFGGRKRNRLFMTASQSLYSVYVETQGAHFC, encoded by the coding sequence ATGACAAGAATACTGACCAACCCCAACGACCCGTCTGCAACGACCGGCGGCCTCGGCCGCCGCGATCTCCTCAAGGGCACGGCGGCTCTCGCCGCATCCGCTCTGCTCGCCTCAGAGGCCAGCGCCCGCGACTTCGGCACCAACGCCGAGCCGCAGCGCTATCCCGACCCCGACATCGTCGTCATCGACCCCAAGCGCTTCAAGGCCAAGGTCGGCAACACCACGATCAAGCGGCTCTACACCGGCTGCCTGTGGGCGGAGGGACCGGCGTGGAATGCGCAGGGCCAATATCTCGTCTGGAGCGACATCCCCGCCAACCGGCAACTTCGTTACCTCGACGACGACGGCCACATCTCCGAGCAATTCCACAAGCCGTCGAACGAGGCCAACGGCAACTCGTTCGACACCGAGGGACGCCAGATCACCGCCGAGCGCACCCGCCTCGTCCGCTACGAGCACGACAACTCGCTCACGGTGCTCGCCGAGCAGGTTAATGGCAAGCCGCTCAACGGCCCGAACGACATGGTGGTGCATCCCAACGACAAGGCGATCTGGTTCACCGATCCCGGCTATGGCGCGATCAGCATCTACGAGGGCAAGCTTGCCAATACCGGCTCGCTCCAGCCCTTCCAGAAGGAAGCGGTCTATCGTCTGGACACACAGACCGGACAAGTCGCGAAGGTCGCCGACGAGCCGTTCAAGCCGAACGGCATCGCCTTCAGCCACGACTACAAGAAGCTCTATGTCTGCGACACCGGCATCACGCATTATCCGCAAGCCGAGAACGTGGTGTGGTCCTATGACATCGACGGCCCGAAGCTGTCCAATCCGAAACGGCTGATCGACATGAAGCTCGACGGCAAGTCAGGCTTTCCCGACGGCCTGCGCGTCGACACCGAAGGCAACATCTGGGTCGGCGCCGGCTGGGTGGGACCGGGCTATGACGGCGTGCAGGTGTTCGCACCGAACGACGGCGCGCGCATCGGACAGATCCTGCTGCCCGAGACCTGCGCCAATGTCTGCTTCGGCGGCAGGAAGCGCAATCGCCTGTTCATGACCGCGAGCCAGTCGCTCTATTCGGTCTATGTGGAGACGCAGGGCGCGCATTTCTGTTGA
- the ppc gene encoding phosphoenolpyruvate carboxylase: MSLLTVPSDAADHRSNRAEDVQALEADVRLRDDIRLLGRILGDTVRDQEGAELFDLVERIRQTSIRFHRDEDRLARRELEQILDSMSTSETVRIVRAFSYFSHLANIAEDQNNIRQMRARTAAKNGGSGVLAETLAHAKAAGISADELRRFFKDAQVSPVLTAHPTEVRRKSTMDREMEVAALLDRRERVALTEDEAAASDEQLRREVLTLWQTNLLRRTKLTVLDEVANGLSFYDYTFLREVPRLVNALEDRLEEGGEQAAGELASFLRMGSWIGGDRDGNPFVTADVMRGTLRLQSSRVMQFYLNELHVLGAELSIAAHLADVSEELRTLAERSPDTSPHRSGEPYRLAVSGIYARLTATAEKLQVEITRRPVGKGEPYQTVKELQADLDVLHRSLISNNARVIARGRLRLLRRAVDCFGFHLARLDIRQNSAVHERTIAELMDAANPGTSYLALGEEARISLLTNELRSARSLVSQFVKYSDETMGELNVFHAAAEAHAKFGSDAIHQCIISMCKGMSDMLEVAVLLKEVGLVHPSGRSAINIVPLFETIEDLQASSGIMDRMLSLHDYRRLVDSRGSVQEVMLGYSDSNKDGGFVTSGWELYKAEIGLVEVFERHHVRLRLFHGRGGSVGRGGGPSYDAIIAQPGGAVNGQIRITEQGEIISSKYSNAEVGRSNLEILAAATLEASLLHSRQSAPRREYLTAMDELSNLAFKAYRGLVYETDGFVDYFWESTVINEIATLNIGSRPASRKKTRAIEDLRAIPWVFSWAQCRLMLPGWYGFGSAVEQWIAEHPDQGMPFLKELYKEWPFFRMLLSNMDMVLAKSSIAIASRYAELVPDEALREKIFGRIRREWHSCIETLLDIMGQDRLLQGNPLLERSVRHRFPYLDPLNHVQVELLKEHRAQNPDEQVLRGIQLTINGISAGLRNTG, translated from the coding sequence ATGTCCCTCCTGACCGTACCATCCGACGCCGCCGACCATCGCTCCAACCGCGCCGAGGACGTCCAGGCGCTGGAGGCTGATGTGCGGCTGCGCGACGACATCCGTCTGCTCGGGCGCATCCTCGGTGATACGGTGCGCGACCAGGAGGGCGCCGAATTGTTCGACCTGGTCGAGCGTATCCGGCAGACCTCGATCCGGTTCCACCGCGACGAGGACCGGCTTGCCCGCCGCGAGCTCGAGCAGATCCTCGACAGCATGTCGACCTCCGAGACGGTGCGCATCGTCCGCGCCTTCAGCTATTTCTCCCACCTCGCCAACATCGCCGAGGATCAGAACAACATCCGCCAGATGCGCGCCCGTACCGCCGCCAAGAATGGCGGCTCCGGGGTGCTTGCGGAAACGTTGGCCCATGCCAAGGCGGCAGGTATCAGCGCCGACGAGCTGCGGCGTTTTTTCAAGGACGCCCAAGTCAGTCCGGTCCTGACCGCGCACCCGACCGAGGTCCGCCGCAAGAGCACCATGGACCGCGAGATGGAGGTCGCAGCTCTGCTCGATCGCCGCGAGCGGGTCGCGCTGACCGAAGACGAGGCCGCCGCCAGCGACGAGCAGTTGCGCCGCGAGGTGCTGACGCTGTGGCAGACCAATCTGTTGCGCCGGACCAAGCTCACCGTGCTCGATGAGGTCGCCAACGGCCTGTCGTTCTACGACTACACCTTCCTCCGCGAGGTGCCGCGGCTGGTCAACGCGCTGGAAGACCGGCTGGAGGAGGGCGGCGAGCAGGCCGCAGGCGAGCTCGCCTCGTTCCTGCGGATGGGAAGCTGGATCGGCGGCGACCGCGACGGCAATCCCTTCGTCACCGCCGATGTGATGCGCGGTACGCTGCGGCTTCAGTCGAGCCGGGTGATGCAGTTTTATCTGAACGAGCTGCACGTGCTCGGCGCCGAGCTGTCGATCGCGGCCCATCTCGCCGACGTCTCCGAGGAGCTGCGCACGCTCGCGGAGCGCTCGCCGGACACCTCGCCGCACCGGAGCGGCGAGCCCTACCGCCTCGCGGTCTCCGGTATCTATGCGCGCCTGACAGCAACGGCTGAAAAGCTCCAGGTCGAGATCACCCGGAGGCCGGTCGGCAAGGGCGAGCCGTACCAGACCGTGAAGGAGCTGCAAGCCGATCTCGACGTGCTGCACCGCTCGCTGATCTCCAACAATGCCCGCGTCATCGCCCGTGGCCGCCTGCGGCTGCTGCGGCGCGCGGTGGATTGCTTCGGTTTCCATCTGGCGCGGCTCGACATCCGCCAGAACTCGGCGGTGCACGAGCGCACCATTGCCGAACTGATGGACGCCGCTAACCCCGGCACGTCCTATCTCGCGCTCGGCGAGGAGGCACGCATTTCACTGCTCACCAACGAATTGCGTAGCGCGCGGTCGCTGGTCTCGCAGTTCGTCAAGTACAGCGACGAGACCATGGGTGAGCTCAACGTCTTCCATGCTGCCGCGGAGGCACACGCAAAGTTCGGCTCGGACGCCATCCACCAATGCATCATCTCGATGTGCAAGGGCATGTCTGACATGCTCGAGGTCGCGGTGCTGCTGAAGGAGGTTGGTCTGGTCCATCCCTCCGGGCGCAGCGCCATCAACATTGTGCCGCTGTTCGAGACCATCGAGGACTTGCAGGCGTCATCCGGCATCATGGACCGCATGCTGTCGCTGCACGATTACCGCCGCCTCGTCGACAGCCGCGGCAGCGTGCAGGAGGTCATGCTCGGCTATTCCGACAGCAACAAGGACGGCGGTTTCGTCACCTCGGGCTGGGAGCTCTACAAGGCCGAGATCGGCCTCGTCGAAGTGTTCGAACGCCATCACGTCCGCCTGCGCCTGTTTCACGGCCGCGGCGGCTCGGTTGGCCGCGGCGGCGGCCCGAGCTACGACGCCATCATCGCGCAGCCCGGCGGCGCCGTGAACGGCCAGATCCGCATCACCGAGCAGGGCGAGATCATCTCGTCGAAATATTCCAACGCCGAGGTCGGCCGCAGCAATCTGGAGATACTGGCTGCGGCGACGCTGGAGGCGAGCCTGCTGCATTCGCGCCAGAGCGCGCCGCGCCGCGAATATCTGACCGCGATGGACGAATTGTCGAACCTCGCCTTCAAGGCCTATCGCGGCCTCGTCTACGAGACCGACGGCTTTGTCGATTATTTCTGGGAATCCACCGTCATCAACGAGATCGCGACGCTCAACATCGGCAGCCGTCCGGCCTCGCGCAAGAAGACCCGCGCGATCGAGGACCTCCGCGCGATCCCCTGGGTGTTCTCCTGGGCGCAATGCCGCCTGATGCTGCCGGGCTGGTACGGCTTTGGCAGCGCGGTCGAACAATGGATCGCGGAGCATCCCGACCAGGGCATGCCGTTCCTCAAAGAGCTCTACAAGGAATGGCCGTTCTTCCGCATGCTGTTGTCGAACATGGACATGGTGCTGGCCAAAAGCTCGATCGCGATCGCCTCGCGCTATGCCGAGCTCGTGCCCGATGAGGCCCTGCGTGAAAAGATCTTCGGCCGCATCCGCCGCGAATGGCATTCCTGCATCGAGACGCTGCTCGATATCATGGGCCAGGATCGCTTGCTCCAGGGCAATCCGCTGCTGGAGCGCTCGGTGCGCCACCGCTTCCCCTATCTCGACCCGCTCAATCACGTGCAGGTCGAGCTGTTGAAGGAGCACCGCGCGCAGAACCCCGACGAGCAGGTGCTGCGCGGGATTCAGCTGACGATCAACGGCATCTCGGCGGGGTTGAGGAATACGGGTTGA
- a CDS encoding YccF domain-containing protein codes for MAPVSILLNLLWILIGGAWMAFGWLVASVIMAITIVGLPWARAAFNIAVYTLLPFGSKAVRRDEVTGESDIGTGPLGLLGNIVWLLLAGWWLALGHVVTAVILAITIIGIPFAWAHLKLAAIALWPIGKVIVPA; via the coding sequence ATGGCTCCGGTTTCCATTCTGCTCAACCTGCTCTGGATTCTCATTGGCGGTGCCTGGATGGCGTTCGGCTGGCTGGTGGCCTCCGTGATCATGGCCATCACCATCGTCGGCCTGCCCTGGGCGCGCGCGGCGTTCAACATCGCCGTCTACACGCTCCTGCCGTTCGGCTCGAAGGCGGTGCGGCGCGACGAGGTCACCGGTGAGAGCGATATCGGCACTGGCCCGCTCGGGTTGCTCGGTAATATCGTCTGGTTGCTGCTCGCTGGTTGGTGGCTGGCGCTCGGTCATGTCGTTACCGCAGTGATCCTCGCGATCACCATCATCGGTATCCCCTTCGCCTGGGCCCATCTGAAGCTCGCGGCCATCGCGCTCTGGCCGATCGGCAAGGTGATCGTGCCGGCCTAG
- a CDS encoding acyl-CoA synthetase has protein sequence MSETSQFRGIVSGGRRRAHAEVANRADRIANGLARIGVKQGDCVCMLMRNDIAFLEAAYAAMRLGAYGVPINWHFKPEEINYILKDTGTSVLIGHADMLHGLRDAIPKSVTVLSVPTPPEILGNYKIDPDHLATPDFAIDFESWLAQYQPYDGPVVPQPMNMIYTSGTTGHPKGVRRNAPTPDQAAAGERMRAMIYGLKPGARAILPGPLYHSAPNSFGIRAGKLGGALVLMPRFEAEEFLELIERYRIDTIFMVPTMFIRLMKLPEQVRKKYDVSSLRHIIHAAAPCPADVKRAMIEWWGPVIYEFYGSTESSAVTFATSEDALRKPGTVGRISPGAELRFLGEDGRVLPVGEIGEIYSRMPGMADFTYHNKPEKRAEIDRDGFITSGDVGYIDADGYVFICDRKRDMVISGGVNIYPAEIESVLYAVPGVHDCAVFGIPDAEFGEALMAVVEPQAGITLDAVDIRVRLKTSLADYKVPKHIEIRTGLPREDSGKIFKRRLRDPYWEQAGRKI, from the coding sequence ATGAGCGAAACGTCCCAATTCCGCGGCATCGTCTCTGGCGGGCGCCGCCGTGCCCACGCCGAGGTCGCCAACCGCGCCGACCGCATCGCAAACGGCCTTGCCAGGATCGGCGTCAAACAGGGCGATTGCGTCTGCATGCTCATGCGGAACGACATAGCGTTTCTGGAGGCTGCCTACGCCGCGATGCGGCTCGGGGCCTATGGCGTGCCGATCAACTGGCACTTCAAGCCGGAGGAGATCAACTACATCCTGAAGGACACCGGCACCTCCGTGCTGATCGGGCACGCGGACATGCTGCATGGCTTGCGCGACGCGATCCCCAAGAGCGTCACCGTGCTCAGCGTGCCGACGCCGCCGGAGATTCTCGGTAACTACAAAATTGATCCGGATCATCTGGCGACGCCGGATTTCGCGATCGATTTCGAGTCATGGCTTGCGCAGTACCAGCCTTATGACGGCCCGGTCGTGCCGCAGCCCATGAACATGATTTACACGTCCGGTACGACCGGTCATCCCAAAGGCGTGCGGCGCAATGCGCCGACGCCGGACCAAGCCGCAGCCGGCGAGCGCATGCGCGCGATGATCTATGGCCTCAAGCCCGGTGCCCGCGCTATTCTGCCGGGGCCGCTCTATCATTCCGCGCCGAATTCGTTCGGCATCCGCGCGGGCAAGCTCGGCGGCGCGCTGGTGTTGATGCCGCGCTTCGAGGCCGAAGAGTTTCTCGAACTGATCGAGCGGTACAGAATCGACACCATCTTCATGGTCCCGACCATGTTCATCCGCCTGATGAAGCTGCCGGAGCAGGTGCGCAAGAAGTACGACGTCTCCTCGCTGCGCCATATCATCCATGCCGCGGCCCCCTGTCCGGCGGACGTCAAGCGCGCCATGATCGAATGGTGGGGGCCGGTGATCTACGAGTTCTACGGCTCGACCGAATCCAGCGCCGTGACCTTCGCGACCTCCGAGGATGCGCTGAGAAAGCCCGGCACGGTCGGCAGGATATCGCCCGGCGCAGAACTGCGCTTCCTCGGTGAGGACGGCCGCGTGCTGCCGGTTGGCGAGATCGGCGAGATCTATTCCCGCATGCCCGGAATGGCTGATTTCACCTACCACAACAAGCCGGAGAAGCGCGCCGAGATCGACCGCGACGGCTTCATCACCTCGGGCGATGTCGGCTACATCGACGCGGACGGCTACGTCTTCATCTGCGACCGCAAGCGCGACATGGTGATCTCGGGCGGCGTCAACATCTATCCGGCCGAAATCGAGTCGGTGCTCTATGCCGTTCCCGGCGTGCATGATTGCGCGGTGTTCGGTATCCCCGACGCCGAGTTCGGCGAAGCGCTGATGGCGGTGGTCGAGCCGCAGGCCGGCATCACGCTCGACGCCGTCGACATTCGCGTGCGGCTGAAGACCTCGCTCGCCGACTACAAGGTACCCAAGCACATCGAGATCCGTACGGGTCTGCCGCGCGAAGACTCCGGAAAGATTTTCAAGCGCCGCCTGCGCGATCCCTATTGGGAGCAGGCCGGACGGAAAATCTGA